The following proteins are encoded in a genomic region of Alnus glutinosa chromosome 8, dhAlnGlut1.1, whole genome shotgun sequence:
- the LOC133875111 gene encoding uncharacterized protein LOC133875111 — MGDFRPIACCNVIYKCITKILSKRMLPVLDFIVGRNQSAFIPGISISENILLVQELVKNYHRKEGDAKGLRQGNLLSPYLFVIAMEVFSKVMEDHTTNLSSIAVIKNALLEFEQISGLKANPSKSSLFCAGVSDGMRAHLLEDLQMNEGLLPLLSSVLFSLQVYWSSFFILPKKVLKDISQVFNRFLWNGGVEDNAKAKVAWKDDCFPKKEGGLGLKDLESWKTSAIMRHIWVMFARSGSLWVAWVQAYLLKGKSFWNVSTPQNGSWCWRKLLKFRHLARGLIRFEVGTGENIHLWMDNWHPFGALVEKFGFIIVYDFCSNLEAKLSSVLKDGIWCWRLARSEDLVEIQTKLSEVPLGIVDSPVWTISHSSVYVSADT; from the exons ATGGGGGACTTTAGGCCGATTGCTTGTTGTAATGTAATTTACAAATGCATTACAAAAATTTTATCTAAGCGCATGCTTCCTGTGTTGGATTTTATAGTGGGCAGAAATCAATCAGCTTTCATTCCTGGAATAAGCATCTCAGAAAACATTTTGTTGGTTCAAGAATTAGTCAAGAACTATCATCGGAAGGAAGG GGATGCTAAAGGGTTAAGGCAGGGGAATCTTTTATCCCCTTACCTGTTTGTAATTGCCATGGAAGTTTTTTCTAAAGTTATGGAAGATCACACTA CTAATTTGTCATCTATTGCTGTCATTAAGAATGCACTGCTGGAGTTTGAACAGATTTCAGGTTTGAAGGCAAACCCCTCTAAAAGTTCCCTGTTCTGTGCTGGAgtttctgatggaatgagggcACACTTGCTTGAAGATCTGCAGATGAATGAAGGTCTTCTCCCG TTGCTGTCTTCTGTGCTTTTCAGTCTCCAAGTATACTGGTCGAGTTTCTTTATCCTTCCTAAGAAGGTTCTCAAGGATATAAGCCAAGTTTTTAACCGTTTTCTTTGGAATGGTGGGGTTGAGGATAATGCAAAGGCAAAAGTGGCTTGGAAGGATGATTGTTTTCCTAAGAAGGAGGGAGGTTTGGGATTGAAAGACTTGGAGTCCTGGAAAACCTCGGCAATTATGAGACATATATGGGTGATGTTTGCTCGGTCTGGCTCTTTGTGGGTGGCTTGGGTGCAAGCCTATTTGTTAAAGGGGAAGAGTTTCTGGAATGTTTCTACCCCTCAAAATGGTTCATGGTGCTGGAGAAAGCTCCTCAAATTTCGACATTTAGCTAGAGGTTTGATCCGATTTGAGGTGGGTACTGGAGAAAATATCCATTTATGGATGGATAATTGGCATCCTTTTGGTGCCTTAGTGGAGAAGTTTGGCTTCATAATTGTGTATGATTTTTGTAGCAATTTGGAGGCCAAATTAAGTTCTGTCTTAAAGGATGGTATATGGTGCTGGAGACTGGCTCGCTCTGAAGATCTTGTTGAAATTCAAACTAAACTTTCAGAAGTGCCCTTGGGTATTGTTGATTCTCCTGTTTGGACCATCTCCCATTCTAGTGTTTATGTTAGTGCAGATACATAG
- the LOC133875291 gene encoding uncharacterized protein LOC133875291: protein MDGRGGCCIGISRCGGGVYDMSKVDRIMLRFRPIAPKPVAGGSDSGGPTPEKTDVGVKSGRGKRRYVRDNSNNNIVNSKRSNRKRKASPEEKVVTLPLLPEAPDRKDSPERGSPGESREKTVEMGEELNVSMRLSFDGKSDRKLVMPAPGVWVVGSCVIVECVMDTWVDGDGLGRTDEERSTALRRDTCPGFVSDGSGRVTWTNEAYRRMVDQGDHDGNQDRLTVWLVMKEETTVPSLITYSAFTCRVRLVRYDTSGKERSSLTLPCDVWRMDGGGFAWRLDVEAALCLGR, encoded by the coding sequence ATGGATGGGAGAGGAGGGTGCTGTATAGGAATATCGAGATGCGGTGGTGGAGTTTACGATATGTCCAAGGTGGATAGGATAATGCTAAGGTTCAGGCCGATCGCCCCGAAGCCGGTCGCCGGAGGATCAGATTCTGGAGGTCCCACGCCGGAGAAAACTGACGTGGGCGTCAAAAGTGGGAGAGGAAAGAGAAGGTATGTGAGAGATAATAGCAATAACAATATTGTTAACAGCAAGCGGTCCAATAGGAAAAGAAAGGCTTCGCCGGAAGAGAAGGTGGTGACTCTGCCACTACTGCCGGAGGCGCCGGACCGAAAGGACTCGCCGGAGAGGGGTTCTCCGGGGGAGAGCCGTGAGAAGACGgttgagatgggagaagaaCTGAACGTGTCGATGCGGCTGAGCTTTGATGGGAAGTCAGATCGGAAACTGGTGATGCCGGCGCCGGGGGTGTGGGTGGTGGGGTCCTGCGTGATAGTGGAATGTGTGATGGACACGTGGGTGGATGGGGATGGGCTGGGGCGTACAGACGAGGAGAGGAGTACGGCTCTGAGGAGGGACACGTGTCCCGGGTTCGTATCCGACGGTTCGGGGAGGGTGACGTGGACGAATGAGGCCTACAGGAGGATGGTGGACCAGGGGGACCATGATGGAAATCAGGATCGCCTGACGGTGTGGTTGGTGATGAAGGAGGAGACTACTGTGCCGAGTCTGATCACCTACTCGGCTTTCACGTGCAGGGTGAGGCTGGTCCGGTACGATACGAGTGGGAAGGAGCGGAGCTCTCTGACGCTGCCTTGCGACGTGTGGAGAATGGACGGTGGTGGGTTTGCATGGAGGTTGGACGTCGAGGCTGCTCTCTGTCTCGGTCGGTAA